Genomic DNA from Salvia miltiorrhiza cultivar Shanhuang (shh) chromosome 1, IMPLAD_Smil_shh, whole genome shotgun sequence:
atgctctcaaaaaaataaaaaaattgctcccttcaggattcgaacctaggatctacattcatccaacaagatgatgcatccaccgtagatcttgatgatcgaatggctgaaaatggttttccgttcttcttttatttagtaattctttcttgaacctctccatatatatatatatatatatatattgtaatgaTAATAAATAGTTTGTTTCAACCATATAATCATGCATGCATTTTGCCATTCATGCATCCTGTACATCAACATGCATGCATTTACTTATCTTTTCATTCTGAAATTATAAGTTTATATAGCTGAGTCAATTCAGGCTTTAGTAATCTTGACAATAGAAGGCCAAAGTTGATAAATACCCCAGGTGAGCTGCATCTGATTAAACAATTTAAGCTTATACATCAAGTACTTTAATTTTCTAGGGATCTGAGTGAAGATCGAAAAAATTTAGCCTGCACTTAAGCAACACATAACCCCTCCTTTTAGTAAACTTGAATCTAGAATTTTATCTAAAATACAGTCCGCAAGGCCATATAGCCCCCCCAACacgtaaaaatataaatttataattagcAACTTTAGGGTTGCTTAAAATTGACAGTTTGCTAAATACTAGCGCACAACAATATACAAATACAACAATCCACATTTATTCAATTCCCTATAAATACTTGATATGTTATCCCTAGGCTCCATTAATTCAAAAACATTCCATACATATCCACAAGTGAAAATGGGTTGCGACAAATATGTGATAATCGCCCTTGTTTCCGTTGTAGGTTTAATAATCCCGGCGAGTGGGCAGAACGCGGCGCAGGACTACGTGAACGCCCACAACGGACCCCGGAGCCAAGTGGGCGTGGGGCCGGTGAGCTGGAATCCGACACTGGCCACGTACGCGCTGAACTATGCCAACACGATGACCGGGAGCTGCAATCTGACGCACTCGACGGGGCCCTACGGGGAGAACCTAGCCAagggcagcagcagcagcttcaCGGGAGTGTCGGCGGTCAACCTCTGGGCCGCCGAGAAGCAATACTACGACCACGCCAACAACTGCTGCATCGGCACCAACCAGTGCTTGCACTACACGCAGCTCGTGTGGCACGATTCCACCCAGATAGGCTGCGCCCGCGTCCGATGCAACAACGGCTGGTACTTCGTCATCTGCAGCTACCAGCAACCCGGCAACTGGGAAGGCGAGTCGCCTTATTAGAAATAACCTAATTTATGGACACACCATAGTAGTggaaatgcatatatataagcTTTCCGCTCTGCTCTACACTAAATAAGGCTCTCTTTAATTTTTAGCCAAGAACATAAGCAACTGTATTACTTCACACCATACATTATTAGCTTACgttctttttcttaatttctttcttcttttttttggaaGTCCTTGAGGCCTATATATATGCAGgcccaaaaaatatataaagctAGCTAAGAGTTATCTAATTGCAGATGCATGATCAAATGTTTCTGGTTATGTGGGGAATTGCAAGTTAAGTTTAGCCTGTTAATTCTTTGTCTTGCAGATTATAACCTGTTCGTATATATGCTCTGTCTCGTACTTTTTATGTACGTATTATCACATATAGAACtaaaaattattactccctccgtcccacgaatcttgacacgtttggtttcggcacgggaattaaagagttgtagattagtgttttaagtgtgtaattaataaagtataaaagtgataaagtaggagagaaaagataataaaagtgataaagtatgagatagaagataataaatgtgataaagtagaagagagaaggtaataattattaccttatttggaaatgggTCAAGATTCGTgtacggcccaaaaaggaaaacgtatcaagattcgtgggacgaagggagtattatataatgaactataattaatatttataactaattaaaattgaGACTTTAAATATACCCTATATATTATTGGAATAAGCAACCCTAATAATCAATCATTAActaattaaatcaaaatttaaaaataaatgtaataaaattattataaattccAATTTAATAATcgtaaaattaaattaactaaaacataaaaaattaacatcgaagaaaaaaataaataaaaatttattaaaattgatagTCATGAGAACGGAGTGTGACACCAAAGTAGGATAAATTAAAGCTCTCATCATGTATGCAACCAAATGGCATGTAAACAATTTAGTCGTGataacaaagaaaaaaagaattaattttttagaatctttaatttattttattgaatgcAAAATAGTTGCAAGTTCTTGATTAGTAAGCTAATGCTTgactaaactttcaattttatattatgGTTACTAAATTCCCTTAGTTTGAGTCTGGAATTAATTTTCAATCTGTAAAGCAAAATTTATGTGTTATATAAGCATGTTTAATAAAGTGaatacatataaattaatactaatatgAATATGCATGGGTTAGTAAATTATAAGAAGACCGGGCATGATGAAACATGGTTGGGTTGGATGGCAAGACTAAATTAAATAATCACACTCCAATTAATTAAGCTCTCATACATAATGCCtcatgaataattaattaatacatatcAATACTTGGGAAGCAAACACTCTTTAGGCAGAGTATTATTAAACCTGTGATAATCCTGGCAATAATCATACGTGACATAGTATTTCCTGACCCATCTCAGCAGCCTTCTCTGCGCCCATGTTAAGGTGTTGAATCTCTGATTATTCCACCAATTTGTGGGGCTTTTATCGGCGCAGCTTCCTCCATTTCCCTTCCAAACGCACGCATCAATCTTGTGCTCCTTAAACGACGCCACAAACGGTGCTTTGCTCCAATCGATCCTATCTTTCCCGCCGTTGGTGGCCCAGCTCTCGCCGTTCCAAAAACTCGCCTGCACGCTCATCCCCTGCCACCTCGGAAACGCCACGCCTTTGTCCGCGTGGTTTCTGTACGTCCTGATCGGAACCCAATCCACCATGAACCTGACCCAACAAAAATATCATATATACTTTAATTGGATCAAATTAagatatatatgatgttcaaaTAAGTACTAAATATAATATAACATGGACCAAACAAATATTCCTTATCCATTTGGACATGCTCGATTTTGTGTAGTTCGATAGCACGATCGATAAAGAGAAGAAGGATCATTTTAGACTCTGATTTGCATTTTGAAGATTGTTGTGAAAATTTTGATTCTTTGTTTTTGGTTGAAGGAAGTAATGTCTGAGAAAGGGCTTACACGATTTGGTAGAGATTCCAAAGTATAGAGTAGGTGTGGAAATCTTTAGTTGGATCAAACCAGAGGGTGATCCTCTGCTCTCTGTTATCCAATCCATTTGCATATACATTAGTTTGTAGTGTATAAGGCTGTCCATCTACATTGCCCAAGAACTCGAAATCCAGCTCATCCCTATTCGGTTCATCAGATGTCAGCTGCATTCGCACCATACCAAATTaatatcatcaaattaattaactatatatatgtcATTTAATTAGTAAGACATTACATAAAAGGCCACAACTGTGCCTGCTGAGTTCCCTGCCACCAACTTAATTTTCATGTCAAACTGCCCAAACAAGAACATCTCATTTGAAGCAAAACCCGAACCTGCACAAAGTCAAGAAGCATATATAATTTCGTGTTAAgcagaaaaattaattaattaacatgatAGATAACCTGAATCCTTGTCAAGAAGTAAGCTTCTGGTTTGACCATCCGCAGATGTATTAACATGGTTAGCTGACCATGTCACAAAGAAATCCTTGTTGAAATCTCCTGTGGAAACAACCCAAGCCCACGAATCTTGGATCAACAAAATCGagatcaaaagggaaaaactCCACAAATTATTCATGATTTATTTGTGCGATCAAGAATGAGGGCTTAGATATAAGGGGAGTCAGAGTCATGCACAATGTGAAGAGAACCACTAAGATTTTTTGCTTAAGCAAGAATATCTTTACCAGGAAGCAATGAAATATACTATACTATTTATCTGCCATAATTAAGCACTGCTATTCAATTAACTACATTGGCAAATTAAGTTTGCTTGGAGTTACATCAAATCACAACAACCTCAAATTCGTAGTTAGTAACAAACTACAATCATGTGATGTTCTAATCtaatgaaatattaaatataaaatgcggctgttatttatatattattattcttTGTTTCTTTGCAATAATATTCCAAGTTTTTCGCATACATAAACATGAACTTTATACGCTTTTCAGAACATTCCGTTGGCAGAAAGTGTAAGAAAAGTCAAAAAAACTGAGCTAGCTGGAAAATATTTCCAGCAAGTTTGTTCAATTTTATAGTCACCTTTATTGTGAGTCCAAATATTCTTTTCCTTGGATATGATCTTCCAattgtatacatatatatatatacagtgacGGAGGGAGGGGGGGTCcagtgggggcactgggccccactgaaaatttcaaaataattagtatatatatagtaatatttatatttttagttaaatatagttttaattctaaaaaattcTCTTCTTTTCCTTAGAACAATCATAAATtcacaatattttttaatataggtttgatgttatttttttttattgaaagggtgaatttgaattttgaattatctATAATGAAcgatcataaataaaagagtaaaatttgaactttaaatgtaaatttttttatgaTCACCTTGCAATTTACTTTCCACGcaatttactttttaaattatgttatggattgtttgttttagtttctttattaataatatttttttaattataacttgattttattatgtgaattattagaTATTATAgttaatatatttaagtaattAATCCTAGTTCATATCAGTTATTAGCTCAAACCATCATATGCTAGTGAATtagttttcatttcttttttgtatatatgttaTTTGTATTTACATTATTAATGAGAATTTAGTATTCTTTAGTTATGTGAAGTAGTGCGATAGTGAACGAAtccaattattacttttattttcagatatcaagttattaattattattaataattctaaattttGTTATGTAAGTTATTAGGACATGTTTTGATTAATCTTAGTATCTCACATCGAAAGATATTTTTTTGATTCTACATCGAAagagatttattttaaatattacaatGAAGTTTTTATACTACAATTTTAGAATACTAaatgtat
This window encodes:
- the LOC131005228 gene encoding pathogenesis-related protein 1-like, translated to MGCDKYVIIALVSVVGLIIPASGQNAAQDYVNAHNGPRSQVGVGPVSWNPTLATYALNYANTMTGSCNLTHSTGPYGENLAKGSSSSFTGVSAVNLWAAEKQYYDHANNCCIGTNQCLHYTQLVWHDSTQIGCARVRCNNGWYFVICSYQQPGNWEGESPY
- the LOC131005229 gene encoding probable xyloglucan endotransglucosylase/hydrolase protein 10, coding for MNNLWSFSLLISILLIQDSWAWVVSTGDFNKDFFVTWSANHVNTSADGQTRSLLLDKDSGSGFASNEMFLFGQFDMKIKLVAGNSAGTVVAFYLTSDEPNRDELDFEFLGNVDGQPYTLQTNVYANGLDNREQRITLWFDPTKDFHTYSILWNLYQIVFMVDWVPIRTYRNHADKGVAFPRWQGMSVQASFWNGESWATNGGKDRIDWSKAPFVASFKEHKIDACVWKGNGGSCADKSPTNWWNNQRFNTLTWAQRRLLRWVRKYYVTYDYCQDYHRFNNTLPKECLLPKY